The segment AAATGGCAAGAAGGGCAGCTCCTTCCAGGCTCGCAGATGAGAAGGGAAACATTATGGTGTGTTATGGTTTAACTGCCACTAtcacgttttgtttgtttgtttcttaacaaaaaggcaaacagcAGGGCAGCTGACTCTCTGATCCCAGTCATCATGAAAGACGGGCGATCGTGTAACTGCCcatcctgtctgttagcaaaatctctcatgaaccacgggacaGGATGTATTACCTTTTAGAGCAAACCTGATTCAGGGTGGCTACTACAGCTGATCAGCCTTAGAAAAcgtcataaataaatacagaaataaatcagatttgatgtggtagtacctgagactCATCCCTAACACTCCAAGCCTTAACAGATCTGATATGTTAGGTTGTAGGCAATACAGATTCCttcaataaatgaaaaattttaTTCTACAATAAATGGGGGAAATGACAATCTGGATTTGTGTGAgtcaataaatataatttacttCTCTGTAAACATTCTTTTCAAACTCATTATCAAATGATTATGAATCCACTGATACAATCTCAGCAATGTCCTTCACAGTGTTGCATGGTGATGCTTGGAGATAAGCTTTGTAATTTAAGCTGTACAGTAAGCATGTTACCATGGCTTGACGTGGTAAAAATCGTGTTTTTTTCCGTGATAaagcaaaatacatttttaaaaaatgactttgatGGCATATACTGAACTGAACTTTTACCATGTTTTATTAGGTcaacaaagaaaggaaaaagtgcgCATTAAGACAACAAACGCGCACTCTCGCGGTGTCTCCGGAGATGTTTCAGCCGGGGCTTGAGTTTATTTCAGTGGTGCTGGAGGTGAAATATAACTTACCCGCTCTGAAGGTCAGACAGAACAAGTCGGGCTGAGGTGAAGTGCGCACCCGCGTCCCTCCGGGCTCAAATACCAGACCCGCTGCGAACTACTGCTGAGCAGGGAAGAACAAGGAAATGTCGaggaaacactaaaataaaaaaaaacaacataaagtgTCAGAGCTTTAAGGTCTCGCTACATGTCCACACTCTGACACACAGCGCGTAAAACTTCACGCACGTCGGATACTAATTTGTTTTCGTTTTGACTGTCGAGATGTTGTCACCACTCAGAGCGTCTGCGGTCACCTGCGCCACCACCAATGGAAAGGCGCCAAATGCATTGTGGGTAGTGTAGTTCATCTCGTCCTCTTCTTTAAGCGCGATTAGCCGGCTAATTCTGCAAACAGAAGCTCAAACATATCTACCCAATCTCtcatttaaaacctaaaataaagtttttactATTTGTATTGCCAATAATTTGCATTGTTTGCAAGTTcatatgtattttaaaatatgaattccacccttttaaaaaaaaaagttcagttttatttataatgctAGTTTGTGGTTATTTTGTAAACTATTTCAAGTGTTTGATCTATTTTGCAGGGGGTTAGGTTGTTTGAGGCACCGTTTAGTTGACTCAGTCCTCAGTCCTGACAGactatatattttatatatattgaagtttttattttttacactttcaaAGTAAACACGTGCGCATATCAACGTAAAGGGTATTTTTCCCTTTTCAGATTGCAAAATCTTCTGTATGTTGAACTCTAAGAGGGGATTAAACATAACTGGACAAATTATAAATGAAGACTAGTTAAAATCTTGTATTTCTTTGTCAAGATAGTGGACATCGCTGAAGGTCTCCCAACTTTTTCAGGCTTTACCAAGCTGTTAATGCGTAtgtctgcagttttgttttgtttgtggatGTCTCAGATTTGCTTCCCAAGTGCAAACTGTATCCTGTCATTTATTGTAGAACATGGTTTTATACTAAAAACTCCTggattgcttttgttttggatcACTGACCATTATGTACTGTAAAATGTTGCCAGCTGAGCTCGACTCAAACCTTCCTCACACTTTTCTCTTACTTTCACTCTGGCGCCAATTTTTCCAGCTTTAATCTGTGCAACAAAAATGTTCCTGAACTGATTGAATGCAGTGTTTTGTGCATCTTGTGGGATACAAAGAACACTGCCTTTCTACCTCTGCAGCCATCTTTTACAACCAGTTACTGATGTCTTCTCTCAGCATGAAATGTTTGTCTCACTTGTCAAACATATCCTTGACTCGAGTGTCTGGTACCAAGATATTATCCTTTGTGCCATCTGGATGATGGGATGGTGTTTCTGTAGAGACACCTTCTGTTGCATAGCTGCCATCAGATGTTTGTGAGGTTGTCCAGGTGACACAGAAAACTGTGTGAACGCTTTAAACTCTAAATGACCTGCAAAtcaaaaaacagactgaagaacTTTAAATGTGgagttgtgtttattgtaataGATCAggtgaataataaataaaattgtgttttaatcaaaccagacaactctgttttttttgtttgtttgtttgttttacacactACAAATTACTAAAGTTACTAAAACTCTCCACTGCTAATTGGTAATTTAAGTGTAATACAGCAAGTGTTTGTAGTTGATCAAATTATTTTCCCTTGATGATGTTTGTGCAAATtcaattaaaagttttaaacaatcaaataaacaaataagccAGTGTACATGTTAGCCCTGTCATCAAGCATGTCACTGGAAACATTCTCATAATATTTAAGGACACACTCAGGCTGACAGCACCCATGTGGCAGTAAAGGACAAAGTTCAAATCATCTCATCCCAAACCTGTGGAGGATGCTGGAGGTAAATCATCTCTATAGCCCTTCATGGGTAGAGAATAGTCATTATTACTCacataaatttaaactaaatatggAGCAAGAATTgtttaaaagagtaaaacagCTTCACAGATGAAACatatcacattttaaatcaatccAAAACTGAATGAAGTTCAGAATATCTCCACATATGATCATTGAAATAtataactgaaagaaaaacaaaaatgtattctgGTAATCCATTCTTTCTGAAGCTTGAGTAAGTCTATTAAACTATGACTTACATAAATACAATTGGGGCAATAGGGCTGTCTGATTGTACCTGGTATATTCacattaaatgtatatttattcaGTGCttgcttttcaaacattttacaaagaaaatgtaacaGCAAAGAAAGTGTTTCTTAATGTGATTCAACAcctattgttgtgttttataagaACGATGAGCTGGTCCTtcctttgctgttttaaaagctaaaggcCTTCTTATGTGTAGGGTAAAGAGGGGTACTGGGGATGCCACCAGTCCATTAGCTTCACGCTGTGAACGGGATCCAGCACGACCTGTGTCCCGCCTTGATCCCCTCTCCTTTTCCCCCGCTGAAGTGGCGAGTCCTGAAGCACAAGCCGAACGCGGTGGTGACGCATGTCCGTGCTCACATTGATCGTGAACTATATGAGAGACAATAGTGTAAACTAGAGGAAGAAAAACTTGATGTACACACTTATTTTCTTGTTAATCTGAGAACAAAAAGACTttgattagttttaaaaagcaatggtttctgaaaatataaacaaaatcgCCGACTatcagtaaaaacaacacaagtgtATCAGTTTAATTTTCGTTAACAGTCAGTGGGAAGATactaaatatttgattaaactGAACTACAATGCAACTGTGACTGTTTCACAAAGTTAACTCAGTACTTATCTTACTTCTCAAAAGAAAGGTTGAATATTACTTCACAAAGATTTCTATAAAATGTATCTTTTACAATTAGCTCAACTATACTGTAAGATGTACTTGTTTAAAAGGATGTTTAGGTTGCCCCCCTGCACAACAAAAAGCTACTTGCCAGAGTCAGTGTCATGCCCATGACTACAGGGGTGAAGATGTAGTTGAGTGTGGTGACCTGAAGCAAGTAACAGTCAGAGTCTGGATTCAAGTGAACATCTTCATACTGTTTGGGTAAACACAAGGACTTGGCACAACCATTTTTACTGTGTCCCTGCTGGAATGGAGACAAAACACcatcaacataaaacataaacataaaaccatCACACTAGGATTCTTAACAGAAAAcatagcagtttttttttaaaccaagccAAATTTGagagtttatttacattttaaaaagaagttacctgctttaaaaatttaaagttgAACTCCCACAAGCCTTCTGGGCGAGTCCCTGACAGCTTTTTGACCCAGAAGAGTAAACACTGTAACAAGAAATAACAGaaatttaaaactattctcTTACATTTTTTGCATAAAACCTATGCTTGTCATTATTTAGGTTGCCTCTTTTATAAAATCTTTGGGGTCACAAggttctgcaacttttattttgtgggtcaaaagctTCAAAGTTGGCGAACCTCTGTGTTAAAGTACCTTGGAGTTAAGCAAAGTGCTGGGTGTAGATTCTGGCAGTGCAGGAATTTTTGACACACGCAGGCTGAACGGCTCGTACAGATGGAAGAGGGAGCGGATCACACAGGCCCGAAGGCAGCGCATCCGATCTATGCAGACAGGCTGGAGACGAAACGGTAGTTCAACATCAATCCTGTAGTgccttaaaacaaaataagaacagaagttaaaaaaggCATTATGTTAATTTCAAAgcttacacttttaaaatgaaataaatgtgtctAGATAGATAGGTAGTGTATAAACTTTAATCACACATCAAATATCAGTTTTCATGTCCTCTTATGTCATAAAAGCTACCTGCCTTTAACTCCCCATTTGCCACAGCTTCataatattaactttagttttgtttctctAACCTCACCCGTCATTCATGGTAATGCTACGGTTTCAAAGATCAGGATGTTGGTTTGTTTCACAAGATATGACTACAGCAGTTTCAGCAGAATCGGTGCAAGAAAGAAAATTTTTGAGGCAAAGAACACCACCAAGTAATTGcatcatttaaaagaaatggatGTAATAAGTGTTTGGATGCATGCATACATCACATGACTGCGATAGGGCATATTGTGGGAAGtaaacatttcttaaacaatGCTGTGATATGTAAACTGGAATATAAATGACATACCCTATATGCAGCTAATGTGAACACCGTAATGAGATTGCTATTTTATTAGGGTAAAGTTGAAATATTGCTAATAATTTCAATGAAGTCATTAACCGTACATAAAACAGCATCACAACTAAATCACCTTCTGTAGAGTCTGGTCCAAAAAGCTGCGGTGCAAGTGACGGTCCAGGCGTTCCTGCAGATCAAAGCGAATCGACACACATCCTCAGGCCGAATGTAAGAGGACAGCACAAGCCAAATGTCCACAGGATAATTCTCTCCATCACTGCACTCACTGTTTTCTAAAAAGATAAGAAGTcaaacataaattaaacttaacataaatacaaaatctGGATGATTGGTGTGACACACAACTATAAAGAAATCATCTATGGGTGAAAATATACCTTTTcgtctcttgtttttctttttgcgggccactttagtttcatttcctccttcttcttcttcctcaggGTCTAGGTCGTCACTGCTGCCCAAGGTGTCACCTCCTACAGACGACAGGACTTCCTCCACAGCGCCCTGAGAGGCTTCCAGGCCGCAGAGTAatttaactaaaacagaaaatgtaagcTGCGTTTAATAGGCATCTGAAACTTGATCGCACACAGCAAACAGTTAAATGCACAACCAAGGTTTACCTTCTTTTTCAATCGCATTTGCAACAGCTTTTTTCACCCTGCCCGACTTCACAATGGCTGGGTCGGCATCAGCATAATCAGCAACAGTGACTAGAACAACGAAAAATGAGAAATTAGGTTCATTAAACAACGAAAAGACCGATTATTTGACAGCTGATTTCCAACTTCCTTGTTCTTTTATTTCGTTTATTACGAGCGTgcatatatttaaataacttcTAAAGTAATGATAGCTCATAAAGGTGAACTTGGACTAATCTATCAACTTCAGTGCCCCGGGTGTACAGAGCTAGCCTGCTAGCTAAGCGGCTACCTGATTCAGAGCAAACGTCCCCGGCCTTAAACTTCAGCCGTTTTCTGTTCCCTTTCTTGGGCATGTCGACACCAATGATATGTGAACACCTAACGGGGCTGCGAGTCCTGCCATGTTTCTATGGCAAGCTGAggtaaaaagaaagacagaaaaatgagagagaaattaaaaaatgttccgCCGGGGTCTTCAGCCATCATGGAATGACGTCATTTAGACAAACACCGCGAGAGGACCGGGAAggtgtcttcttcttcttcgagGGTTTGAGTACAGCTCGAAGTCATTTATGGTGGTACCGCCACCCTCTGGGCAAATTTCAAACCGTGTAGGATTTAGCACTTTCTCGCATGGtactcaaaataaaattttattttaaattatgtaaaagaTGCTGTTTAGGTTACTTACCCAAAAGCTGTTACCTcagtgttttcctttctttgcaTTACACTACATGtggaacaatttaaaaatggcaTTGGAGTGGCACACTCACCCTATTGTAATGTTCTCTTGCAGATTTTACTGATATATTGTATTTATAACCAACTTCTCATGTTCAGAGCTCTTCTGCTATCTTTTGTTAAATATACAATCCTAATGCAAAACTAATATGCTGTTAATAGTTTAttataaatgagaatagttgtAATATTGTTTACAgaaattattttacacaaaaggCCATCCACTTTTAGAGACACTGTACAATTGATTTTTACGCCTGCTGAGCCTTGGTGAAGTGGAatattaatcaaaataaaacacaatacacAATCTTAAAAAGTGTGTGAAAAGCATGAAAttgaggggtttttttcttccgGGACTAGATGAGTGTGgataagattttatttattgagaCAGAGAAACAGGATGCATACTTTTAGAAATCTTCTttagtgcagttttttttttacgttgtTGATAGATAAGAAATTGTTCAAACATTTATGGTAAAGTGAACATGATTGTTTGTACTTTGtctaaaatgagccaaacattttattttattattttattatttcattttctgaaaatttgaGTCTGGAAAACTGAGAAATTTTGAAATCGAAAATGGGCAACAGTCCTGTAAagactgaacacacacacacacatacacacatttttagAACCAAAAATTTCAAAGTGATTTGAtactattttttaaacaatgtttttaataaatagttcTAATGCATGTTTGTGTAAGAACACAAAGATACACAATACACAAtatggacagaaacaaacagcagttttaCAGTATACATTTTGCTCTTTGAAAACCAAGAAAGTCCACTAATAGTTTCCAAATTTCttcaaattcttaaaaaaaaacctttgcattaccatcagttttgcattagtTACTTATAGAGTCTGCTATTATTTGTATGAGCTCATAGCGGTAGCAGCAGgttgctgtagcacttctgttgCAGCCTGGGTCACATCAAACAGGAATATCATTATAATTTTGATGAAGTAACCACACAACGTGACACTGTCCACAGCATAAAGGTTGAAATAATAATGTATGAGTGAATCGCTGTGACAATTTGAAAACTGGAGCAGTTTCGAGACGGCATCGTTTCGCTTTTGCCTTGCCTACATTAACCCTGACAGAAATCAACTCTGAGTTACCAAACGTCAAacagctatctgcaacaggttaGATAtgaacctttccacagagccccacttcaaggcatctgaactgtcccttaaatattattattcctccagcagggggcgccgcATACCACCTGCTGATGAGCTCGAACAGCATAAATGGTCCAAATCACCTGACGTgtggaaatatttaaacatatttaaatgtttaaggtTAAGCCAGGGTCGGCCAGTAACTTGTTATAATTACAAttttataattatgttttttgtttttgtttgatggCACATGATCatctttttaaatccagacaTTGATTTTGCAGGTGTGGACTCTTATAGGGAGCTGCTCTCTTATTTGCAGAGCTTGTAGTGACAACTGCAGATTCCCTTgtgtgactctgtgtgtgtgtgtgtgtgtgtgtgtgtgtctgtggaaggaggaggagtgagGCTGCTGTGTGGCGTGGAAGGGATGGAAGCTGAGAAGGCGGATGCAGAGAAGATTCGCGCTCCCCATCAATAAGGAATATCTCCCGGATGCTTCCCCCCTccgtttttgcttttattcgCGTTGATATCTCCCTGCCCCGAATACGCCCTGCAGCCCGCTCCGATCTCCGTCGCGCGCTCGCGGGCACCACCCCTCCCCGTGTATCCGCGCGGCTGTCAATCATCCTCGCGCCGGGCTCCGTCCATGTGAGTGCATGGCGCGCCGGGGCAGGGCGGATCTGCTCGCGCGGGGGAGAAACGCCGGCTAACATGGAGAAAAGGTCACCTGCCGTCTCCTCACCTCGGTCCCTCTGATCAGGTATGGGAGAGCGCTCGCGGACGCGCATTTGACGCGCGAGAAATGTGCGGCATTGTGGGGGAGAAGGAGGTGCGCATCTTCGATTGGTTTGGCGCTTTGGCTCTGAGGCGTTAATTAGGCCCTCCAATCAATTGTTTTAGGCTTACTTATCAGGTCCCTCCTtctacccccccccctcctccccatccttcctcctccttcctcctcctcctcctccccgatAGCGCGACAGCGTGTCCCGTAGCGTTGGGTGGACCGCGGAGCGGGAAAGATGATGTGCGAGGTGATGCCGACCATCAGCGAGGGAGACTCGGCCGGTCCTCCGAGAGGCGCCGGCGGCGTGCCGAACGGCTCCGAGCAGGAGGCCAACTTCGAGCAGCTGATGGTCAACATGCTGGACGAGAGGGACAAGCTGCTGGAGTCCCTCAGGGAGACGCAGGAGACGCTCATCCAGTCCCAGGCGAAGCTGCAGGGGGCGCTCCACGAGAGGGACATGCTCCAGCGGCAGATCAACGCCGCGCTGCCTCAGGTGAGCGACGCGCGCGCGGGCGGCCTCCCCCCCtaccctcctcccctcctccctgcGTGCTGGGGTGGGGATGGGGGTGGGCATCTCTGGAGGAAATGCCTCTTCATCAGTTGGTCGTTTTAATGAGCTCCGGGTCTCCGCttgatcaaaaacaacaaaaaacggACAGCTGCTTTTAAGGCAGATGATTCTGGAGCACCAGCCGAGCAGAACAAACTGCTGCGACTCCCAGAGCTGCAGGCAGGTTGTAGAGGTTTGCAAACAGAGATGGGTGCACAGCAGAAGCGCACGGTTTCTTGCCATGGTGAGGACTTAAAGCAGTGTCAAGTCAGGCTCCGTGGAAAGCCtacgaacaattaatatcttacctgctgtagacagcgCTTTGAACGAGCTCGGTCTAGAgcagcggtgtccaatcctggttctggatggccgccgtcctgcatgtttaagatgtttctctgctttgacacacctgatttgactgactgagttattaccgggcttctgcagaacctgaagacctgctgaagagcagggaaacatctaaaatatgcaggatggtggccctccaggaccaggattggacaccactggtctagaAAATTTATTGGGCTAATATGAGCTGCCATCTCACAACAACTTCAACCaaaatttcataaacctttacgttttgcacagatattgagcttttTTCCTGCAAATTCAAATAGCGTCATCAGAAGCGAGCTGGCTAGCACTTCCTGTAGGACTGTCTTGAATGATCATGCGGTTCAACATTTctgacagtaaaatgttttattgacaGTGTTTGCgtgatatttctttaaaatttggcTCGTTCGGACAGTCAGTTTGGGCTGAGATAAACTCTCCAACTTAAACTCTCATTGGAAAAGCtacacatctacaacaggtaagataataacggAGGTGTCAGTTCCCCAAGGTGTACGTTTATCACATGTTCGCTGTAATTTTAAGCTTATTTATAGCCCCATGTTTGTCTTTGTACagtaaatgtgcaaaataaatttacCCGTGGGCACAGCCTGAACCTGAATTGTTCATAACCGTAGCTCCTACAGAATCCCCCACTTTAAGAAGTCCGAGCTGTTGCTTTAAATGGGCGCTTCTAACACACAAGGAAGTGTGAAGATGATGGATGCAGGGATAGAGTTGGGAAAGCTTCTAAGTGGCAGCGTGCCTGACTGGAAGAGCTAAACGCCGAGCATAGGCAGAAAGATATTGCTGTAAGTGGAGAGGTGGGCTGTAGCCTGAGCCCGAGGTCGAGAGACCCCTCGCAGTTTGGGACAACACCCACCTGTAATTTATTGTCATATAGTGTAATCGACCTGATTTCTGTTCGTCCTGACCTGCATATGACGGCAGTGGGAGAAGCTGCTTGTAAATGTGGTTACACTTCCGTAGCCTgcgcgtgtgtgtctgtgtgtgtttgagcaaaAGAGAGCTGAATAAGGGCTGCTGCAGTCACCGAGCATGACGACAATGAAGCCTCAGCACATAAAGCTGTGTTACCCTCTGACCCTCTGGTCTAAATGCGTGGCATGATGTCACAGCACGcagaggatgtgtgtgtgtgtgtgtgaaagagagagatgaTGACGACAGGCTGCTGGCTGCAGCCTCTTGTGAAGGAAACATGGCTGCTTGTTAGTGCACATGGCCCTGGGCTGCTTGCATCCACACatctgtgtgtatgtctgtgtgtgtgtgtgtgtgtgtgtgtgtgtgcgtgtgtgtgcgctctCACTGAAGTCGGCCGGGTTGTggtagggtgtgtgtgtgtgtgtgtgtgtgtgtgcgtgtgtggagCTCTTGATCAGAGCCGTCATGCTTGTCTTCTAATCCCGCTTCATTatgcacaatgtttttttattactgcaATAATACAAGTATTAGTTATGCAGTCGTAGACCTCGGGGACGTTATGACTGGTGTGCACATGCTTTTTGCTCCTACTCTCCAActccccccaacccccccacccccatatGCACTCACGCATCCTCACATATCAGACACACCACTGGCTGCATCTACGCACGGAATAAGGAGATGATGCAAAGAACAGCGGCACAAAGTGATAgagaaaaatgaggaaaatctCACTTGGAATTGATTTCCTCTCAGTTTTAAACTGCTCANTGTTCTGTTCTTGGATGCATTATTGCAAAGTGCAGAGTGCAATTTGTAATGACGAGTGGGAGGTGTGGAGGAAAATAACATACTGCAGCCGATGTCTCAAGTTTGGGTGTAAGGATTATATTAAAGCAACGTTATAACAGTTGGAGAGGCTCCTGACCCCACTATTCTAAATGTGTTAGTGGTAATTAGGCTGCTCCCTCTCCACATTGCTTGTGTATTTATGTCCTCGGGTCAATACAATATCACAGTTTTTGGTTTGCTCTCATCGCCTCTGCTGTGTGGCCTTTTAGTCAGCAGTGTATgatgagatttctttttttttttttctgcacgttCTCTTGTTTGTGTTCTAAGATGCCGATCAAAGCCTCATTTTTTGGAACAACCCTGATCTAAGAGCAAATCTTTCTCCTTTTGCCAATCAAGCATGTCGTTTTCGCCTAATAAACGTGCGGGCGCGTTTCGCGTGTTTTCGTCCTCCGTCGGTTTCCTGACTCAATGGGACTAGTCTGACCCAGAACTGTCACATCCATGTGTCTCCTTCAAAGATGCAAACTCGAGCTTGCACACATGTACAAACAACCAGAGAGCGATTCCAAATCCGGGGATTTTGAgccttgtttctgtttaaaacacacacacacagacttccATTATAGCTATAGCCTTAATGCTCACATTTATGTTGGCTTCAGCTGCATGACAGAAGTAGTCCTTCTCAGCCATTTTATTTCACATGCAAATTAtcttacatacacacatatatactgcatatacagtatatatgagCACAGACACGAATGGATATGTTCATTAGCTTCAGAGAAGAGATTAACATGTCAGCCCATTACAGCGCAGAATGCTTATATTACAATATTaaacacacacgctcacacatcTGCGTCGACTCAGAGGTTGGTGTTGCACACACTCAGACATTTCTATGTGAAGAAAACTGTTCTGACACCGTCAAAGGAAATGTGTTGTAACGCAGCCGCATacgctcgtgtgtgtgtgtgtgtgtgggcttcAAACAGGACAGATTTTGGGTGAACAGCGTGTGTCCAAACAAAGCAGGTCACTCCTCTTTAGCCACCCCAACTTCTACAGAGGACGTTTTGCCaagttttgttgtgtgtttcgaaattactttgaaaattaaaggcctagcattctttgaaggaatgcatatcgcccgctgcctttcatgccagagttttagacttacGTGATTTTATtctgagaagggatggagttagtCAATCCTTAAAAATGACATCATGCACGATCCcatactcagagtatgtgttgtgaatgagtctcagctactaccacatataGTTTGAGCTctgtatctttaaaactgactgaagcaTAGTGATTTTTGTGTCCGCTAATGCTGAGCAGCTGTGGTAGACATCTTGAATTATATTGATgccaaaagataatcagctgtatatgtacatccagtgcttgctttctgaaattttcattaaaatctgcccagtggttcatgaaatattttgctgacaaagaAACAAGATTGAGTTTAACAGTTTTTGCTAGATTTAAGCAAAGCTCTTGTGCactgagtagcacttggagtaagtgttgtgaatgactctcagctacaactacaccaagtgttagctgaatatctgtgaaGTTCTCTaggttacagccatttttgagttttttaaggtcagtctgctgtagcaaccatcttgaatctggtagGTTCCAAAAGGTAACTGGTTTTAGAgatttttcctgaaagtttctttaaaattcgtcttgtggttcatgagatattttgctacagaTGACAGGAACGCGGGGTAAtcttgtccagagagcgagaccaaaaccagacacggagacaacagctgaaggtaagtgtgtttatttacagggtgactAATATATACAGTGCGTGCTTCGGGGTGGGATCTGGAAAACAAGAgtaacagggtgagtctcgggtaccaatcctactatcagctgagcactgcaagatGGTTTAATGATTGTTNNNNNNNNNNNNNNNNNNNNNNNNNNNNNNNNNNNNNNNNNNNNNNNNNNNNNNNNNNNNNNNNNNNNNNNNNNNNNNNNNNNNNNNNNNNNNNNNNNNNNNNNNNNNNNNNNNNNNNNNNNNNNNNNNNNNNNNNNNNNNNNNNNNNNNNNNNNNNNNNNNNNNNNNNNNNNNNNNNNNNNNNNNNNNNNNNNNNNNNNNNNNNNNNNNNNNNNNNNNNNNNNNNNNNNNNNNNNNNNNNNNNNNNNNNNNNNNNNNNNNNNNNNNNNNNNNNNNNNNNNNNNNNNNNNNNNNNNNNNN is part of the Kryptolebias marmoratus isolate JLee-2015 linkage group LG4, ASM164957v2, whole genome shotgun sequence genome and harbors:
- the tmem183a gene encoding transmembrane protein 183A isoform X2 gives rise to the protein MPKKGNRKRLKFKAGDVCSESVTVADYADADPAIVKSGRVKKAVANAIEKEVKLLCGLEASQGAVEEVLSSVGGDTLGSSDDLDPEEEEEGGNETKVARKKKNKRRKENSECSDGENYPVDIWLVLSSYIRPEDVCRFALICRNAWTVTCTAAFWTRLYRRHYRIDVELPFRLQPVCIDRMRCLRACVIRSLFHLYEPFSLRVSKIPALPESTPSTLLNSKCLLFWVKKLSGTRPEGLWEFNFKFLKQGHSKNGCAKSLCLPKQYEDVHLNPDSDCYLLQVTTLNYIFTPVVMGMTLTLFTINVSTDMRHHRVRLVLQDSPLQRGKRRGDQGGTQVVLDPVHSVKLMDWWHPQYPSLPYT
- the tmem183a gene encoding transmembrane protein 183A isoform X1; the protein is MPKKGNRKRLKFKAGDVCSESVTVADYADADPAIVKSGRVKKAVANAIEKEVKLLCGLEASQGAVEEVLSSVGGDTLGSSDDLDPEEEEEGGNETKVARKKKNKRRKENSECSDGENYPVDIWLVLSSYIRPEDVCRFALICRNAWTVTCTAAFWTRLYRRHYRIDVELPFRLQPVCIDRMRCLRACVIRSLFHLYEPFSLRVSKIPALPESTPSTLLNSKCLLFWVKKLSGTRPEGLWEFNFKFLKQQGHSKNGCAKSLCLPKQYEDVHLNPDSDCYLLQVTTLNYIFTPVVMGMTLTLFTINVSTDMRHHRVRLVLQDSPLQRGKRRGDQGGTQVVLDPVHSVKLMDWWHPQYPSLPYT